The Anopheles gambiae chromosome 2, idAnoGambNW_F1_1, whole genome shotgun sequence genomic sequence GGCGATGCGCTCGACGCACTGATCGACAGTTTGCGCTCGATCGAACCGTCTCAGATGACGCTCCAGACGCAGGAGCTGCTCAGCCTGTCCGAGAGTGAGCGCGGCGGGTACATCCGCTCCAACGCGGACCGCAAGCTGGAACGGCTCTCCATCATCACCACGATGACCACGATCAAGAAAGCTTCGAATGAAGCTAAATCAGCCTCCTGCTTGATACTGGCAACCGAGTCCGGTGAGCTGCTGGTGCTCGACTCGCAAGCGTTCGTTGTGCTCGCACAGGCAAAGGTTGGTCCGTTCCGTGGGACACCGACCATGATCTCCGCCAGTGGCCAGTACGATATCGACTATCGTGTGGTGATAGCGACACGGGAAGGTGCACTTTATCTACTCCGCAAAGGATGGCTGGCGGGGCAGCATATCGTGAAGCTGGAGGATCCTGCCGCCGGCCTCTCTCTGCTACCGATCGATCAAACCATTGTGGTCGTTTGCATGAACCAATCGCTGCTGTGCTACTCCAAGAAGGGCAAAAAACTATGGGCGGTAAAGTTGCCCCAGCCAGCCGTCTGCATGACACCGGTCTGTCTGCCCCATCTCGGCATCAACCTCGTGTGCGTCTGTCTGAAGGGCGGTCTGGTACAGTTCTACAGCCAGAAAAAGCTGGTCGATCAGTTTTATGCGCCCGAATCGGTGTCAGCTCTTACCTTCGGAAGGCTGGGGCAGGAGGAGCACGTCCTCATCCTCGTCACCATCGATGGTTCCTTGATCGTAAAGATCCTCAAGCGGACAGCCGAGTTTGTCACGACGGAAAACATGTACGACGTGAAgacagcaagcgacgaacccccggGAAATTTGCAGATTCCGAAGAAAACTAAAATCTTTGTCGAGCAAACGCTGCGCGAGAAGGAACATGCGGCCACCATACACAACTCCTTTCAGTCGGAGCTGTGGCGTATGCGGCTCACCACGGCCCGCGCGACTGTGGACGTGATCAACTCGGCCGATAGTAACGTGTCGACGGTGGACGTTGGGTTGGCGCCGCTCAAGCTGGCCGCCGAGGTGCTTGGGTTGGGGCCGACCTTTAAGCTGTTTCTGATGCTGGAGAACATTTCCACGCGCAAGGAAGCGACGGGCCTGAACGTTCTGATACAGGCCGACCATCGCCACTATCTGGTGGAGCGACCGTTCGTGCAGCTGCCGATGCTAGTGCCGGGATACCCACTGCGACTGGACTTTCGTGTGACCGTAAGCGTCGATCCGTCGGATGGGTTGCCGCCGGTGGACTTGACGCCGGAAAACTCGCACATTAAGGTGTTGGTGTTCAAAAGCGGACAGGTAAGAAGGGGAGGTGAAGTTAAACGAGAACTATTTCTGATCTGTCGGTAACTGCCCCTTTCAGACCAAGCCGTTGATTGCTTCAACTGTCGTAATGCCTCAACCGGAGCCTCAAGTTTTGAACTCTTTCTAGGACGAACCACATCAAAACACGCCAATGTTTGAAAGAACTGAAAGTAAAAGTAGAGAGATGTTGTTCAATAAAAGAGAGGAAAGTTTGCTTTTCGTCATTTTATTACCGTTAGGATTTTGAAATTGCATACAATGCTAGCGTGCAACCGCCTCGGCTTGTACAAGTAGTTGCGTTCAATCCAcgaacccgctgcgcaaagcgaccccgctgcgcaaagcgacggaagaaatcatggagttctgagaattttatcatgccctctttttctccccaacggcaaatttgtcgagcagctcgtcgagctgcccgtccctggctccgcctcatacccctcgcctgagcgcgctgccgaaggtttgaatgtgttggtgcgtcagacggccaatcgctgtcagccatcgtccgtgctttttccctccatagcgctatctctttcgcgcgtgtggacaatgctcgcgagctgttgtggcgcctaaaaatgccgttaacaaacattgcggcgatgaagttgcattttcacaaatcaaaccaaaaaagcgcaatgagtttaatcgatgcaatgtaaaaatgactacggaatcgctagcgcacgatggagggtttgctgtgcaacgcgcagaaccctaattcgctctaacacgtttctaacactaagcttttgctttcgtctgttgtggattacatagatatgctaagcatcctgcgcatgattgtgagtgtgcgtgtgtatgcaaaactgtcgccaaatgtaatttcttccggaatgttatgatg encodes the following:
- the LOC1269757 gene encoding Bardet-Biedl syndrome 1 protein homolog, which codes for MFLCKTKPTDKWLDAQCDGTAALHTLPSCMTLCDLKNDNYYQLATVDVPMFDFDAKPKLKVYKGTNLISEQHLPGIPSAVESLYINDQEPRIPIIAVAVESSVLFYRNMKPYYKYTVPSMTIEPLEIDVWKKLPIERGDALDALIDSLRSIEPSQMTLQTQELLSLSESERGGYIRSNADRKLERLSIITTMTTIKKASNEAKSASCLILATESGELLVLDSQAFVVLAQAKVGPFRGTPTMISASGQYDIDYRVVIATREGALYLLRKGWLAGQHIVKLEDPAAGLSLLPIDQTIVVVCMNQSLLCYSKKGKKLWAVKLPQPAVCMTPVCLPHLGINLVCVCLKGGLVQFYSQKKLVDQFYAPESVSALTFGRLGQEEHVLILVTIDGSLIVKILKRTAEFVTTENMYDVKTASDEPPGNLQIPKKTKIFVEQTLREKEHAATIHNSFQSELWRMRLTTARATVDVINSADSNVSTVDVGLAPLKLAAEVLGLGPTFKLFLMLENISTRKEATGLNVLIQADHRHYLVERPFVQLPMLVPGYPLRLDFRVTVSVDPSDGLPPVDLTPENSHIKVLVFKSGQTKPLIASTVVMPQPEPQVLNSF